The Enhydrobacter sp. sequence TCATGGTGGGCGAGAGGGCGGGCATCAGAACCGGGATGGACATGGGTCAGGCTCCGACCAGGACGTCGGTCCACAACTCCGACGGATCGGGCTCGGGACTGTGCTGAGCATACTCGGCGGCGTCGCCGATGATCTTGCGGATCTCGGCATCGACCGCCTTCAATGCGGCCTCGTCCGCCATCTTGCCGTCGATCAGGAGCTTGCGCACATGATCGATCGGATCGCGCTCGCTGCGATACTTGTCCACTTCTTCCTTGCTCCGGTACTTGGCGGGGTCGCTCATGGAATGACCGCGATAGCGGTAGGTCTGCATCTCGAGGAGATAGGGGCCGGCGCCGCTGCGGGCATGCTCGACCGCCTTCTCGCCCGCCGCCCGCACCGCCAGCACATCCATGCCGTCGACCTCCTCGCCCGGGATGCCGAACGCTTCGCCATGCCGGTAGAGTTCGGTGATGGCCGAGGCGCGCTCGACCGACGTGCCCATGCCGTAGCGATTGTTCTCTATGATGTAGACCACCGGCAGCTTCCAGAGCGCCGCCATGTTCATCGCTTCGTAGACCTGTCCCTGGTTGGCGGCGCCGTCGCCGAGATAGGTGAGCGAGACATCCTTGGTGCCGTTGTATTTGTGCGCGAAGGCCAGCCCCGTGCCAATCGGCACCTGGGCGCCGACGATGCCATGGCCGCCGAAGAAGTTCTTCTCGCGGCTGAACATGTGCATGGAGCCGCCCTTGCCCTTGGAGTATCCGCCGCTGCGGCCGGTGAGCTCGGCCATCACGCCCTTGGGATCCATGCCCGCGGCCAGCATGTGCCCGTGGTCGCGATAGGAGGTCACGATCGAATCCTTGCCGCGGACCGTGGACTGCATGCCCACCACGACGGCCTCCTGGCCGATGTAGAGATGGCAGAAGCCGCCGATCAGGCCCATGCCATAGAGCTGGCCGGCGCGCTCCTCGAAGCGGCGAATCAGCAACATGTCGCGGTAGAAGGTCTTGAGCTGGTCGGGACCGACACTGTTGTCACCCGGTCCGGGCGACTTCGACGCCGATTTCTTCTTGGCTGGAAGCGTTTCCCCCTTCGCCTTCCCGACCGGCTTCGCCATGGCAGTCCCCTCCAACAGGCCGTGTTGCGGCTTATAGCATTGCTGCCGCCGATGTCATTGATCTAACAGGAAAAAACCAGAAGCAGCCAGCGTGCGCCGCAACATTTGAGCGATTGTTTGCGCACGCCTGCGCGGCTCGGACAGTTTGTTTCAGCAGGCCGCGAAGCGAACCGGATTATCGCGTCGGCGTGAAGACGATGATGTCGTCCTTGTCGGCGTAGTTCAGCAGGACGCGGGCGCGCTCGTCGAGCATGTCGGGATCGAGGCTCTGGTTGCGCAGCTCCGACACCCGCAACTCCCAGATCTTCCGCGTCGCCTCGGC is a genomic window containing:
- the pdhA gene encoding pyruvate dehydrogenase (acetyl-transferring) E1 component subunit alpha; the encoded protein is MAKPVGKAKGETLPAKKKSASKSPGPGDNSVGPDQLKTFYRDMLLIRRFEERAGQLYGMGLIGGFCHLYIGQEAVVVGMQSTVRGKDSIVTSYRDHGHMLAAGMDPKGVMAELTGRSGGYSKGKGGSMHMFSREKNFFGGHGIVGAQVPIGTGLAFAHKYNGTKDVSLTYLGDGAANQGQVYEAMNMAALWKLPVVYIIENNRYGMGTSVERASAITELYRHGEAFGIPGEEVDGMDVLAVRAAGEKAVEHARSGAGPYLLEMQTYRYRGHSMSDPAKYRSKEEVDKYRSERDPIDHVRKLLIDGKMADEAALKAVDAEIRKIIGDAAEYAQHSPEPDPSELWTDVLVGA
- a CDS encoding septum formation initiator family protein, with the translated sequence MIFATVFGYFGYHLVNGDRGLLAMVHLQRENQIADQNLAEAEATRKIWELRVSELRNQSLDPDMLDERARVLLNYADKDDIIVFTPTR